In Cydia fagiglandana chromosome 3, ilCydFagi1.1, whole genome shotgun sequence, the following are encoded in one genomic region:
- the LOC134680146 gene encoding myrosinase 1-like isoform X1, producing MPHEAMALTSIFGVLALCHLGAAHTKFPDGFTFGVATAAHQIEGAWNVSGKSENVWDRLSHTRPDMIADGTNGDIACDSYHRYLEDVEELAYLGVDFYRFSLSWARILPTGRVDHINEDGVRYYNDLLDALAQKNIEPLVTLFHWDLPQTLQDLGGWANPKMIDYFRDYADVCFRLFGGKIKSWITFNEPYEICEDAYGDEKKAPAIDSHGVGCYLCSDTLLKAHAEAYHLYNETYRPVQDGRIMISINSIWYEPIDPENAELVALAEVANQFKFGWFAHPIFTVEGGYPAVMVNNVARQSDAEGLPKSRLEQFDDYWINRIKGTSDFLGINHYTTHIITAAGVDPIAKSPSWLKDIGAVTTMEVGEDSASEWLRVVPKGFANLLRWCKSSYNDPPIYITENGFSDRGTLEDYGRIKYFNDYLSAILEVMYEDGVKVLGYTAWTLMDNFEWRAGFSERFGFYYVDITDPARPRTPKLSVEYYRQLTATRELPQDDRFKDPAVFKTEL from the exons ATGCCACACGAAGCCATGGCGTTGACATCAATATTCGGAGTATTGGCGCTCTGTCACTT AGGAGCAGCGCACACCAAATTCCCGGATGGGTTCACGTTTGGCGTGGCCACAGCGGCTCACCAGATTGAAGGCGCATGGAATGTTAGCG GCAAGTCGGAGAACGTGTGGGACCGGCTATCACACACCCGGCCGGATATGATCGCGGACGGGACCAACGGCGACATCGCCTGCGACTCCTACCACCGCTACCTCGAGGATGTGGAGGAGCTGGCGTACCTCGGCGTGGACTTCTACCGCTTCTCCCTGTCCTGGGCTCGTATCCTGCCCACCGGCCGCGTCGACCACATCAATGAGGATGGCGTGCGGTACTACAATGATCTTCTGGACGCTTTGGCACAGAAGAATATCGAGCCATTG GTAACATTATTCCACTGGGACCTCCCCCAAACCCTCCAAGACCTCGGCGGCTGGGCCAACCCCAAAATGATTGACTATTTCCGCGACTACGCCGACGTGTGCTTCAGGCTGTTCGGCGGCAAGATCAAGTCCTGGATCACCTTCAACGAGCCCTACGAAATCTGCGAAGATGCGTACGGAGACGAAAAGAAGGCCCCTGCCATCGACAGCCACGGCGTCGGCTGCTATCTCTGCAGTGACACACTTCTCAAGGCTCACGCTGAAGCGTACCACCTGTACAACGAAACGTACAGGCCTGTGCAAGACGGAAGGATAATGATCTCCATCAACTCTATTTGGTACGAGCCAATCGATCCGGAGAACGCGGAACTTGTTGCGCTTGCTGAAGTAGCCAATCAGtttaaa TTTGGCTGGTTCGCCCACCCCATCTTCACAGTAGAAGGCGGCTACCCTGCTGTAATGGTTAACAACGTAGCTCGACAAAGCGACGCCGAAGGCTTGCCGAAGTCTCGCTTGGAACAATTCGACGACTACTGGATCAACAGGATCAAGGGAACTTCGGATTTCCTCGGCATCAACCACTACACGACTCATATCATAACGGCAGCGGGCGTGGACCCCATCGCCAAGTCGCCTTCTTGGCTGAAGGATATCGGAGCAGTTACTACTATGGAAGTAGGAGAAGACTCTGCTTCGGAATGGCTTAGG GTGGTCCCTAAAGGCTTCGCCAATCTGCTTCGCTGGTGCAAGAGCAGCTACAACGACCCACCGATCTACATTACGGAGAATGGTTTCTCAGACCGCGGCACTTTGGAAGACTACGGTCGCATCAAGTATTTCAAT GATTATCTGTCAGCAATATTGGAAGTAATGTACGAGGATGGTGTCAAGGTGTTGGGCTACACAGCTTGGACCCTGATGGACAACTTTGAATGGCGTGCTGGATTCTC GGAGCGTTTCGGTTTCTACTACGTGGACATCACAGATCCGGCGCGGCCGCGGACGCCTAAACTATCGGTGGAATACTACCGCCAGCTCACCGCCACACGCGAGCTCCCGCAGGACGACCGCTTCAAGGACCCCGCT GTTTTCAAAACCGAGTTATAG
- the LOC134680146 gene encoding myrosinase 1-like isoform X2: MPHEAMALTSIFGVLALCHLGAAHTKFPDGFTFGVATAAHQIEGAWNVSGKSENVWDRLSHTRPDMIADGTNGDIACDSYHRYLEDVEELAYLGVDFYRFSLSWARILPTGRVDHINEDGVRYYNDLLDALAQKNIEPLVTLFHWDLPQTLQDLGGWANPKMIDYFRDYADVCFRLFGGKIKSWITFNEPYEICEDAYGDEKKAPAIDSHGVGCYLCSDTLLKAHAEAYHLYNETYRPVQDGRIMISINSIWYEPIDPENAELVALAEVANQFKFGWFAHPIFTVEGGYPAVMVNNVARQSDAEGLPKSRLEQFDDYWINRIKGTSDFLGINHYTTHIITAAGVDPIAKSPSWLKDIGAVTTMEVGEDSASEWLRVVPKGFANLLRWCKSSYNDPPIYITENGFSDRGTLEDYGRIKYFNDYLSAILEVMYEDGVKVLGYTAWTLMDNFEWRAGFSERFGFYYVDITDPARPRTPKLSVEYYRQLTATRELPQDDRFKDPATRMG; the protein is encoded by the exons ATGCCACACGAAGCCATGGCGTTGACATCAATATTCGGAGTATTGGCGCTCTGTCACTT AGGAGCAGCGCACACCAAATTCCCGGATGGGTTCACGTTTGGCGTGGCCACAGCGGCTCACCAGATTGAAGGCGCATGGAATGTTAGCG GCAAGTCGGAGAACGTGTGGGACCGGCTATCACACACCCGGCCGGATATGATCGCGGACGGGACCAACGGCGACATCGCCTGCGACTCCTACCACCGCTACCTCGAGGATGTGGAGGAGCTGGCGTACCTCGGCGTGGACTTCTACCGCTTCTCCCTGTCCTGGGCTCGTATCCTGCCCACCGGCCGCGTCGACCACATCAATGAGGATGGCGTGCGGTACTACAATGATCTTCTGGACGCTTTGGCACAGAAGAATATCGAGCCATTG GTAACATTATTCCACTGGGACCTCCCCCAAACCCTCCAAGACCTCGGCGGCTGGGCCAACCCCAAAATGATTGACTATTTCCGCGACTACGCCGACGTGTGCTTCAGGCTGTTCGGCGGCAAGATCAAGTCCTGGATCACCTTCAACGAGCCCTACGAAATCTGCGAAGATGCGTACGGAGACGAAAAGAAGGCCCCTGCCATCGACAGCCACGGCGTCGGCTGCTATCTCTGCAGTGACACACTTCTCAAGGCTCACGCTGAAGCGTACCACCTGTACAACGAAACGTACAGGCCTGTGCAAGACGGAAGGATAATGATCTCCATCAACTCTATTTGGTACGAGCCAATCGATCCGGAGAACGCGGAACTTGTTGCGCTTGCTGAAGTAGCCAATCAGtttaaa TTTGGCTGGTTCGCCCACCCCATCTTCACAGTAGAAGGCGGCTACCCTGCTGTAATGGTTAACAACGTAGCTCGACAAAGCGACGCCGAAGGCTTGCCGAAGTCTCGCTTGGAACAATTCGACGACTACTGGATCAACAGGATCAAGGGAACTTCGGATTTCCTCGGCATCAACCACTACACGACTCATATCATAACGGCAGCGGGCGTGGACCCCATCGCCAAGTCGCCTTCTTGGCTGAAGGATATCGGAGCAGTTACTACTATGGAAGTAGGAGAAGACTCTGCTTCGGAATGGCTTAGG GTGGTCCCTAAAGGCTTCGCCAATCTGCTTCGCTGGTGCAAGAGCAGCTACAACGACCCACCGATCTACATTACGGAGAATGGTTTCTCAGACCGCGGCACTTTGGAAGACTACGGTCGCATCAAGTATTTCAAT GATTATCTGTCAGCAATATTGGAAGTAATGTACGAGGATGGTGTCAAGGTGTTGGGCTACACAGCTTGGACCCTGATGGACAACTTTGAATGGCGTGCTGGATTCTC GGAGCGTTTCGGTTTCTACTACGTGGACATCACAGATCCGGCGCGGCCGCGGACGCCTAAACTATCGGTGGAATACTACCGCCAGCTCACCGCCACACGCGAGCTCCCGCAGGACGACCGCTTCAAGGACCCCGCT ACGCGGATGGGCTGA
- the LOC134680149 gene encoding uncharacterized protein LOC134680149 isoform X2 — MRPYLQDNKILMIQLRSASRLGRLRLLAGELASDVCAMWRYGAPFPTFLKIIGTLVMCLLFLLPILYPLFVIMITYYTFEGLFLSWWLVQPWRFTVSAIGQRALGLVFRVQRVREVWKVRDVLTRAILLAHSLATSIDYLCVMQGLLDEA, encoded by the exons ATGAGACCATACCTCCAGGATAACAAAATATTAATGATTCAA CTGCGTTCCGCGTCGAGGCTGGGCCGCCTGCGCCTGCTTGCGGGGGAGTTGGCCTCCGACGTATGTGCGATGTGGCGCTACGGCGCGCCTTTTCCCACCTTCCTCAAAATCATTGGCACGCTCGTCATGTGCCTACTGTTCTTGTTGCCTATTCTCTACCCGCTCTTTGTGATTATGATCACATACTATACATTTGAAGGACTATTTCTCAG TTGGTGGCTGGTGCAACCGTGGCGGTTCACAGTATCGGCAATCGGACAGCGCGCGCTGGGGCTGGTGTTCCGCGTGCAACGTGTGCGCGAAGTGTGGAAGGTGCGCGACGTGCTCACGCGCGCCATCCTGCTCGCACACTCCCTCGCCACATCCATCGACTACCTCTGCGTCATGCAGGGGCTCCTCGACGAGGCGTAG
- the LOC134680149 gene encoding uncharacterized protein LOC134680149 isoform X1 gives MRPYLQDNKILMIQQLRSASRLGRLRLLAGELASDVCAMWRYGAPFPTFLKIIGTLVMCLLFLLPILYPLFVIMITYYTFEGLFLSWWLVQPWRFTVSAIGQRALGLVFRVQRVREVWKVRDVLTRAILLAHSLATSIDYLCVMQGLLDEA, from the exons ATGAGACCATACCTCCAGGATAACAAAATATTAATGATTCAA CAGCTGCGTTCCGCGTCGAGGCTGGGCCGCCTGCGCCTGCTTGCGGGGGAGTTGGCCTCCGACGTATGTGCGATGTGGCGCTACGGCGCGCCTTTTCCCACCTTCCTCAAAATCATTGGCACGCTCGTCATGTGCCTACTGTTCTTGTTGCCTATTCTCTACCCGCTCTTTGTGATTATGATCACATACTATACATTTGAAGGACTATTTCTCAG TTGGTGGCTGGTGCAACCGTGGCGGTTCACAGTATCGGCAATCGGACAGCGCGCGCTGGGGCTGGTGTTCCGCGTGCAACGTGTGCGCGAAGTGTGGAAGGTGCGCGACGTGCTCACGCGCGCCATCCTGCTCGCACACTCCCTCGCCACATCCATCGACTACCTCTGCGTCATGCAGGGGCTCCTCGACGAGGCGTAG